From Sphingobacterium bambusae:
AGCTGTATTCACGATAAGCAAAACTTTACCGGAAAAGTCTTCCAACGATTTCTTTTCCCCATTAAACTGTAGTCCGTTAAAATCATAAATCGTTTGCATATCTCCTCCTTGGTTTATATGTAATGTTGGTTAGCGCGATTGCGGATATAGTGTTAGCCTCTAACAGTAAGCACAGAAACTGCCACGAACTACGTATTCTTGTTCATACGCAATTATCACTAAGCAGCGACAACACTAGTAGTTGTACAAATTTTTCACGGGCCGCATACGCTCGTAGCCACGTATAATATTCTCTATCTCAAAATCTTCTTGCGGATCATAAACCGATTTCAGATTATGACCGAAAACTTTCGCCACGCCTTGATACAAAAAGGCAGATAAGCTGCCTTTCATCTCCTTAACGAGTTCGTAGCTTGTGTTACCTGTTTGACGTTGCACCAACTTGATTAAAATCTGCCCTTGCGAAATGCTCAGATTCTTAATCTCCGCATTGAATTTATTTTTTATTTCTTGTTCACAGGCCTTAATCAATCGCGCTTCCTCTCGTTTGGAAGATACCATGGCAAGCTCACGGTCCAATTGCTCATAACGTTTTTGCGCGTAGATCGCATACGGCAATACCCGTAGTACATTTCTTTCCAAGCGCAGATATCGTTGCCTATCTTCTTCCGATTTGAAGGTGCGGCGAGCGATAACCACCACGTCGTCAATAGGAAACCAAGGAAGCACCTCGCCTGTCTCCAATCTCGTGGTCATATATTTCTGTAAAACTTCCCCTTCACCCTCGCCATAGTGTGGCACCTGCAACGCCTGACTCCTACCTATTTCAGGCAGAAGAAGCAACAGAAAACCCAACACTAAAAACCTCGTCATCATGAAATGGAAATATTTACCTATTTTATAATTTGTAAAAAATTTGCTATATTTATGTATTGTTTCCAGCCATCATACAACCTTGGGAAACACAGTAATAAAAATACAAACAAAAATATATAAAAGCAACTTTTTTCAGCGTGTTTATGGAAGATTATGTGATTGACATTGAAGCAGAAAACAAGGAAATTAGAAAGAGATACCGCGCTTTACTTCGCGCCTGTAAACCCACCTTGCAACGAGGCGATAAACAAGAAATACGCAAAGCTTTCGATTTGGCATTAGAGAGCCACAAAGAGATGCGTAGAAAATCGGGAGAGCCCTACATTTATCATCCTATTGCCGTAGCGCAAATAGCGGCCGAGGAAATTGGACTAGGAACCACATCCATTGTTTGCGCACTGCTCCACGACGTGGTAGAAGATACTGCTGTAACGCTACTGGAAATCGAAACACAGTTTGGAAAAAAGGTCGCGCGAATTATCGATGGCCTCACCAAGATTTCTGGCATTTTTGATCCCAATAGCTCCATGCAGGCGGAAAATTTCCGCAAGATGCTGCTGACGTTAGCCGATGATGTACGTGTGATATTAATCAAATTGGCCGACCGCCTACATAACATGCGTACCATGGAATTTATGGCGCGTCA
This genomic window contains:
- a CDS encoding DUF4294 domain-containing protein, which codes for MMTRFLVLGFLLLLLPEIGRSQALQVPHYGEGEGEVLQKYMTTRLETGEVLPWFPIDDVVVIARRTFKSEEDRQRYLRLERNVLRVLPYAIYAQKRYEQLDRELAMVSSKREEARLIKACEQEIKNKFNAEIKNLSISQGQILIKLVQRQTGNTSYELVKEMKGSLSAFLYQGVAKVFGHNLKSVYDPQEDFEIENIIRGYERMRPVKNLYNY